From the genome of Muricauda sp. SCSIO 64092, one region includes:
- the infA gene encoding translation initiation factor IF-1: MAKQPAIEQDGSIIEALSNAMFRVELENGHIVTAHISGKMRMHYIKLLPGDKVKLEMSPYDLTKARITYRY; the protein is encoded by the coding sequence ATGGCAAAACAACCGGCCATAGAGCAAGACGGGAGTATCATTGAAGCATTGTCCAATGCAATGTTTCGAGTGGAATTGGAAAACGGACATATCGTTACCGCCCATATTTCGGGTAAGATGCGTATGCATTACATCAAATTATTGCCTGGAGATAAGGTGAAATTGGAAATGAGTCCGTACGATTTGACAAAAGCAAGAATTACGTACAGATATTAA
- the rpsK gene encoding 30S ribosomal protein S11 produces MAKASTKTAKKRKVIVDATGEAHIVASFNNIIISLTNKKGDVISWSSAGKMGFRGSKKNTPYAAQVAAEECAKVAHEAGLRKVKVFVKGPGNGRESAIRTIHNSGIEVTEIVDVTPLPHNGCRPPKRRRV; encoded by the coding sequence ATGGCAAAAGCAAGTACCAAAACTGCAAAAAAGCGAAAAGTTATTGTTGATGCTACTGGGGAAGCCCATATTGTAGCATCGTTCAATAACATCATTATTTCTTTGACCAATAAGAAAGGTGATGTGATTTCCTGGTCTTCTGCGGGAAAGATGGGCTTCCGTGGTTCCAAGAAAAATACACCTTATGCTGCCCAGGTAGCTGCCGAGGAGTGTGCAAAGGTTGCCCATGAAGCAGGTCTTAGAAAAGTAAAGGTTTTCGTGAAAGGCCCGGGAAATGGAAGGGAGTCCGCAATTCGTACAATTCACAATTCGGGAATTGAAGTAACGGAAATTGTGGATGTTACCCCGCTACCGCACAACGGTTGCAGGCCTCCAAAAAGAAGAAGAGTTTAA
- the ykgO gene encoding type B 50S ribosomal protein L36, whose translation MKVRASIKKRSADCKIVRRKGRLYVINKKNPRFKQRQG comes from the coding sequence ATGAAAGTTAGGGCATCAATTAAGAAGAGAAGTGCAGACTGCAAAATTGTTCGCAGAAAAGGCAGGCTGTATGTAATCAACAAAAAGAATCCTAGATTTAAACAAAGACAAGGATAA
- the rpsM gene encoding 30S ribosomal protein S13, translating to MARIAGVDIPKQKRGAIALTYIYGIGKSRAQEILGKAGVDEDIKVSEWNDDQIGKIREAVGEYTIEGELRSETQLNIKRLMDIGCFRGIRHRSGLPLRGQRTKNNSRTRKGKRKTVANKKKATK from the coding sequence ATGGCAAGAATTGCAGGTGTTGATATACCAAAACAAAAAAGGGGTGCAATTGCACTGACCTACATCTATGGCATCGGTAAAAGTCGTGCCCAGGAGATTTTGGGTAAGGCTGGTGTTGATGAAGATATCAAGGTTTCCGAGTGGAATGATGACCAAATTGGTAAAATCCGTGAGGCTGTAGGGGAGTACACCATTGAAGGGGAACTACGCTCAGAAACACAATTGAACATTAAGCGATTAATGGATATTGGATGTTTCCGTGGAATCCGTCATAGATCGGGCTTACCACTGCGTGGCCAACGTACCAAAAACAATTCTAGGACGAGAAAAGGAAAACGTAAAACGGTTGCCAACAAGAAAAAGGCAACTAAATAA
- the rpsD gene encoding 30S ribosomal protein S4, producing MARYTGPKSKIARKFGEAIFGDDKSFEKKNYPPGMHGNNRRRGKKSEYAIQLAEKQKAKYTYGILERQFRNLFSEAKRREGVTGEVLLQLCESRLDNVVYRMGIAPSRRGARQLVSHRHITVNGGVVNIPSYSLRPGDVIGVREKSKSVQAINDSLSNNSSVYEWITWNGDKKEGTFVTVPERLQIPENIKEQLIVELYSK from the coding sequence ATGGCAAGATATACAGGACCAAAATCAAAAATCGCCCGTAAGTTTGGAGAGGCGATTTTCGGCGATGATAAATCGTTCGAAAAAAAGAATTACCCTCCGGGAATGCACGGAAACAACCGTCGTCGCGGAAAAAAATCAGAATACGCCATTCAGTTGGCAGAAAAACAGAAAGCAAAATATACCTACGGTATTTTGGAGCGTCAGTTTAGAAATCTCTTTAGCGAGGCCAAAAGACGCGAAGGAGTTACCGGTGAGGTACTTTTACAGCTTTGTGAATCCCGTTTGGATAATGTAGTGTACCGTATGGGTATTGCCCCTTCCAGAAGGGGGGCCCGTCAGTTGGTATCCCATAGGCACATAACAGTAAATGGTGGTGTGGTCAACATTCCATCATATTCCCTAAGACCGGGAGACGTAATTGGTGTAAGGGAAAAATCGAAGTCGGTTCAAGCCATTAATGATTCACTTTCGAATAACAGCAGTGTATATGAGTGGATTACGTGGAATGGTGATAAAAAGGAAGGAACATTTGTCACCGTACCTGAAAGGCTTCAAATTCCTGAAAACATCAAGGAACAACTAATCGTCGAGTTATACTCAAAATAA